The following coding sequences are from one Deinococcus aerius window:
- the folK gene encoding 2-amino-4-hydroxy-6-hydroxymethyldihydropteridine diphosphokinase has translation MSEAAYIALGANLGEPLTTLRRARQDLAALGQVAGTSRLYRTAPVGGPPGQPDYLNAAVRLETALVPSELLAALHDIEARAGRVRRERWEARPLDLDLILYGSRVQDEPGLTLPHPRAWERAFVLAPLADLDPALRHPVTGETVRDALGRVGLDGVTGTRTEW, from the coding sequence GTGAGCGAGGCGGCCTACATCGCCCTGGGGGCGAACCTGGGCGAGCCGCTCACCACCCTGCGCCGAGCCCGGCAGGACCTCGCCGCGCTGGGCCAGGTGGCGGGGACGAGCCGCCTGTACCGCACCGCGCCCGTCGGCGGTCCCCCCGGGCAGCCCGACTACCTCAACGCGGCGGTGCGGCTGGAGACAGCCCTGGTTCCTTCCGAACTCCTCGCCGCCCTCCACGACATCGAGGCGCGGGCCGGACGGGTGCGGCGCGAACGCTGGGAGGCCCGCCCGCTCGACCTCGACCTGATCCTGTACGGGAGCCGGGTACAGGATGAGCCCGGGCTGACCCTCCCGCATCCCCGCGCCTGGGAGCGGGCCTTCGTGCTGGCCCCCCTCGCCGACCTTGATCCTGCGTTGCGGCACCCGGTGACGGGCGAAACGGTGCGGGACGCGCTGGGGCGGGTCGGGCTGGACGGGGTGACGGGCACCCGAACCGAGTGGTAA